One Opitutaceae bacterium DNA segment encodes these proteins:
- the crtI gene encoding phytoene desaturase family protein: protein MRQKIVIIGAGPGGLASAMLLSHAGADVTLLEQKPYVGGRTSSLHREGYTFDLGPTFFLYPDVLREIYAQCGLRMEDEFEMTRLDPNYRLIFEGRGEIDVTSDVDRMEQRIAEFSAEDGANFRAFLSDNRRKFGAFKSILQRPFSSVLDVMHPSMLKMLPFFRPSRSVDQDLGRFFNDPRIRLACAFQSKYLGMSPYQCPSIFTILSYLEYEYGVFHPKGGCGAVSRAMGDAARRLGADIRLGEPVRDLRFEGRRARAVITDEGEYPCDALVINGDFSKTMTTLVPNHLRKRWSNKTIARKKYSCSTFMMYLGVDGTYPELAHHNILLDGNYQQTLREIANDHRLGDSPSVYVCNPCVTDPSMAPPGKSAIYVLVPVSHQHPNIDWDSSRDSFRKLAFGQLAKMGFPDIESKIELEQIITPDTWSADYSVYRGAVFNLAHSLDQMLFLRPNNRFEDLESVYLVGGGTHPGSGLPVIYESARISSKLVMKDLGMAS, encoded by the coding sequence GTGAGGCAGAAGATCGTCATTATAGGGGCGGGGCCGGGAGGCCTGGCGTCCGCCATGCTGCTCAGTCATGCCGGGGCCGACGTCACCCTGTTGGAGCAGAAACCCTATGTCGGTGGCCGGACCTCGAGTCTTCACCGCGAAGGATACACTTTTGATCTGGGTCCCACTTTCTTCCTCTATCCGGACGTGCTGCGGGAAATCTACGCACAATGCGGGCTACGGATGGAGGACGAGTTCGAGATGACCCGGCTCGACCCGAACTACCGGCTGATTTTCGAGGGCCGGGGTGAGATCGACGTGACCTCGGACGTCGACCGGATGGAGCAAAGAATCGCCGAGTTTTCGGCGGAGGATGGCGCCAATTTCAGGGCATTCCTTTCGGACAACCGGCGGAAGTTCGGGGCCTTCAAATCGATCCTGCAGCGGCCGTTTTCGTCGGTTCTCGATGTGATGCATCCGAGCATGCTGAAGATGCTGCCGTTTTTCCGGCCCAGCCGGAGCGTGGATCAGGACCTGGGCCGGTTTTTCAATGATCCGCGGATCCGGCTGGCCTGCGCCTTCCAGAGCAAGTACCTGGGGATGTCGCCCTACCAGTGTCCGAGCATCTTCACCATCCTCTCGTATCTGGAATACGAGTACGGGGTTTTTCACCCGAAGGGCGGGTGTGGCGCGGTTTCCCGGGCGATGGGCGATGCGGCCCGGCGGCTGGGGGCAGACATCCGTTTGGGAGAGCCGGTGCGCGACCTGCGTTTTGAGGGCAGGCGTGCCCGGGCCGTCATCACCGATGAAGGCGAATACCCGTGCGATGCCCTGGTCATCAACGGCGATTTCAGCAAGACGATGACGACGCTGGTGCCGAATCACCTGCGCAAGCGCTGGTCGAACAAGACGATTGCCCGGAAGAAATACTCCTGTTCGACCTTCATGATGTACCTGGGGGTCGACGGAACCTACCCGGAACTGGCCCATCACAATATCCTCCTGGACGGGAATTATCAGCAGACTCTCCGGGAAATCGCCAATGATCACCGCCTCGGCGACAGCCCGTCGGTTTACGTCTGCAATCCCTGTGTGACGGATCCGTCGATGGCGCCTCCGGGCAAGAGTGCCATTTATGTGCTGGTCCCGGTCTCCCACCAGCATCCCAACATCGATTGGGATTCGTCCCGGGACAGTTTCCGGAAACTGGCCTTCGGGCAATTGGCCAAGATGGGGTTCCCCGACATCGAGTCAAAGATCGAATTAGAGCAGATCATCACGCCCGATACCTGGAGTGCCGACTACTCGGTTTACCGGGGGGCGGTCTTCAATCTCGCCCATTCACTGGATCAGATGCTCTTTCTGCGGCCGAACAACCGCTTTGAGGATCTTGAATCCGTTTATCTGGTGGGTGGGGGGACGCATCCGGGAAGCGGCTTGCCGGTCATTTATGAATCGGCGAGGATCTCGTCGAAACTGGTCATGAAAGATCTGGGAATGGCCTCCTGA
- the crtI gene encoding phytoene desaturase family protein has product MPDSTNGKSVAVIGAGLGGISAALSLALEGYRVRLFDKNEKIGGKLNFQIQDGYTFDLGPSILTLPAIFEATFAKAGKRMSDYMTICPIRPHWRNFFEDGMVVDLYPEREKMAAEARKAGEDPGAVEAFLEYSGKLYDLVDRGYFREGLDSAKDFRAFYGLSNFGKFDLLRTMHGGVNKRFKTRYFVDIFDFFIKYVGSSAHRAPAFMNCLPTIQFRYDLWYVMGGMYGLAAGLERLLREVGVAIHLGAEVSRIRLTPDGGSACGVELVDGTAFDSDHVVSNMEVIPTYRRLLPADEDFVRPLEKRLEPACSGLVIDVGLDRKYDQLGHHNFFFSGDQKAHFRSVFQKREIPHDPTLYLVAASRTDPAVAPEGCDCLKILPHIPYLDPDRPVAHEDYVALKERIYDKLERMGLTDLRRHIVTEHFWTPRDIEREYYSNRGSIYGVVSDRYRNFAFKAPKVSARYRNLFFVGGSVNPGGGMPMVFLCGQNVARRVVEADQSKP; this is encoded by the coding sequence ATGCCTGATTCAACCAACGGAAAGTCGGTCGCGGTGATTGGGGCGGGCCTGGGTGGCATATCCGCTGCGCTTTCCCTTGCACTGGAAGGCTACCGGGTCCGTCTATTCGACAAGAACGAAAAGATCGGCGGCAAGCTCAATTTTCAGATCCAGGATGGGTACACCTTTGACCTCGGGCCGTCGATTCTCACGCTCCCCGCCATCTTCGAGGCCACCTTTGCCAAGGCCGGAAAGAGGATGTCCGATTATATGACGATCTGCCCGATCCGCCCCCATTGGCGCAATTTCTTCGAGGACGGGATGGTCGTTGATCTGTATCCGGAGCGCGAGAAGATGGCTGCCGAAGCGCGCAAGGCGGGTGAGGACCCCGGGGCGGTCGAGGCCTTTCTCGAGTATTCGGGAAAGCTTTATGATCTGGTCGACCGCGGCTATTTCCGGGAGGGACTGGATTCGGCGAAGGATTTCCGCGCGTTTTACGGACTCTCGAATTTCGGGAAATTCGATCTCCTGCGAACCATGCACGGTGGGGTGAACAAGCGCTTCAAGACCCGCTACTTTGTCGATATTTTCGATTTCTTCATCAAATACGTCGGGTCATCGGCACATCGGGCGCCGGCCTTCATGAATTGCCTGCCGACCATCCAATTCCGTTACGACCTCTGGTATGTCATGGGCGGGATGTATGGGCTGGCGGCGGGCCTGGAGCGCCTTCTCCGCGAGGTGGGGGTGGCGATCCATCTCGGTGCGGAAGTGTCCCGCATTCGGTTGACGCCGGACGGAGGTAGCGCCTGCGGGGTCGAGCTGGTCGACGGGACTGCGTTCGACTCCGACCATGTTGTGTCCAACATGGAGGTCATACCGACATACCGGCGGTTGCTGCCGGCGGATGAAGACTTCGTCCGGCCGTTGGAGAAGCGTCTGGAGCCGGCCTGTTCCGGGCTGGTCATCGACGTGGGTCTTGACCGGAAGTATGACCAACTGGGTCATCACAATTTCTTCTTCTCCGGCGATCAGAAGGCGCATTTCCGCTCTGTTTTTCAGAAGAGGGAAATCCCGCATGATCCGACGCTCTACCTGGTGGCGGCGTCACGGACAGACCCCGCAGTGGCCCCGGAGGGCTGCGATTGCCTGAAGATCCTTCCGCATATCCCGTATCTGGACCCCGATCGGCCGGTCGCCCACGAGGATTACGTGGCCTTGAAGGAAAGGATCTACGACAAACTGGAGCGGATGGGGCTGACGGATCTGCGCCGGCATATCGTGACGGAGCATTTCTGGACCCCGCGCGATATCGAGAGGGAGTATTATTCGAACCGGGGCTCGATCTACGGGGTGGTCAGCGATCGTTACCGGAATTTCGCCTTCAAGGCTCCCAAGGTCAGCGCCCGCTACCGGAACCTCTTCTTCGTGGGAGGCTCGGTCAATCCGGGTGGGGGCATGCCGATGGTTTTCCTCTGCGGTCAGAATGTGGCCCGGCGGGTGGTGGAGGCGGATCAATCGAAGCCGTGA
- a CDS encoding glycosyltransferase family 2 protein has protein sequence MILALLFLLWSVGFIVFWRFPKCEGGGSVSPVDDLSVIIPARNEARNIGRLLSSIRSGDRLPLETIVVDDGSEDDTAAIARDLGATIVEPGTPPAGWRGKTWACQQGGLAARGRWLLFLDADTWVLPNGLGLLAAETGRRRLDALSLAPYHETSRCYEQFSAIFNLTTCMGVGAFAVWDSPESPGGLFGPCLLIDREIYRKVGGHEQVRGEILEHMSLAPVLRAAGARLACLAGRGVIHTRMYPDGWYSLIEGWTKAFAAGAAKTSGIRLSLVVIWIFGSLLPLLGLALIPWMGWHLGIWGVAYPAFVIQWWVFLQRIGRFSVWTSFFYPVVLVIFFGVFGRSFLLRIFGREVVWKGRSISSI, from the coding sequence GTGATCCTGGCGCTTCTCTTCCTGCTCTGGTCTGTCGGGTTCATTGTCTTCTGGCGGTTCCCGAAATGTGAAGGCGGCGGGAGCGTGTCTCCAGTGGATGACCTCTCCGTGATCATACCGGCGCGCAACGAGGCGCGGAATATCGGCCGCCTGCTGTCGTCCATCCGGTCCGGAGACCGACTGCCGCTGGAAACGATCGTGGTCGACGACGGATCGGAGGATGACACCGCAGCCATTGCCAGGGATTTGGGAGCAACCATCGTCGAGCCGGGAACGCCGCCGGCGGGATGGCGGGGCAAGACGTGGGCCTGCCAACAGGGCGGTCTGGCGGCACGCGGGCGCTGGCTTCTCTTTCTCGATGCCGACACCTGGGTCTTGCCGAATGGTCTGGGCCTTCTGGCGGCCGAGACGGGTCGCCGCCGTCTCGATGCGCTCTCACTGGCGCCCTATCACGAGACCTCGCGGTGTTATGAGCAGTTTTCTGCCATCTTCAACCTGACGACCTGCATGGGGGTGGGGGCCTTTGCGGTCTGGGATTCGCCGGAGAGCCCGGGCGGCCTGTTCGGGCCCTGCCTCCTCATCGATCGCGAGATCTACCGGAAGGTGGGTGGACACGAACAGGTTCGGGGCGAAATCCTCGAGCACATGAGCCTGGCGCCGGTGCTGAGAGCTGCAGGAGCCCGGCTCGCCTGCCTGGCCGGCAGGGGAGTGATCCATACCCGGATGTATCCGGATGGGTGGTACAGTCTGATCGAGGGCTGGACCAAGGCATTTGCGGCGGGCGCGGCCAAGACATCGGGTATCCGGCTGTCGCTGGTGGTGATCTGGATTTTCGGGAGCCTGCTGCCTTTGCTGGGCCTGGCCTTGATCCCCTGGATGGGATGGCACCTCGGGATCTGGGGGGTGGCCTATCCGGCGTTTGTCATCCAGTGGTGGGTATTCCTGCAACGGATCGGACGGTTTTCGGTCTGGACCTCGTTCTTCTATCCCGTCGTGCTTGTCATCTTCTTCGGCGTCTTCGGTCGATCGTTTCTGCTGAGGATCTTCGGTCGGGAGGTCGTCTGGAAAGGCCGGTCGATTTCAAGCATCTGA
- a CDS encoding aldehyde dehydrogenase family protein codes for MIDVLLRQRRYFDGGDTVSLDFRREQLTILSQTIVANRDRILAALQEDLGKSPIEAYSGEIGFVLRDIDHAIRHLPQWMEPEKRRTPWMTAPSRAEVRPDPLGVVLILGPWNYPFQLLLSPLVGALAAGNCVCLKPSEKAPATAEVIRSLMEGAFSPDYVTVCPGGAAVAADLVALPFDHIFFTGSGGVGRKVLASAAGNLTPVTLELGGKSPCVVTGGANLRLSARRIMWGKILNAGQTCVAPDHVLVEASVRDRLLEELKAASHAMIPRRPPEARPADYGRMIDEAHFDRMEGFLEQGEIHSGGERDRETLVFCPTILVDVEPGASVMEEEIFGPVLPVLPCDGLDEAVSVIRSRPKPLAAYLFSSDGNEMDRFKAEVFSGSIGINDTISQIFPADLPLGGVGASGFGSYRGKAGFDTFSHRKSVLQRGTFLDPGFRYPPHGTDLKRVIQGYPWLMR; via the coding sequence ATGATTGACGTTCTGCTGCGGCAGCGTCGGTATTTCGATGGCGGCGACACGGTTTCGCTGGACTTTCGACGCGAGCAGCTGACCATCCTGTCACAGACGATCGTTGCCAATCGCGACCGTATCCTTGCAGCGCTTCAAGAGGATCTCGGGAAATCCCCGATCGAAGCCTACAGCGGCGAAATCGGCTTTGTCCTGCGGGACATTGACCATGCGATCCGGCATCTGCCGCAGTGGATGGAGCCCGAGAAGAGGCGAACCCCATGGATGACGGCGCCATCCCGGGCTGAGGTGCGTCCCGACCCCTTGGGGGTGGTCCTGATCCTGGGACCCTGGAATTATCCGTTTCAGCTTCTCCTTTCCCCATTGGTCGGCGCGCTGGCGGCGGGCAATTGTGTCTGCCTCAAGCCATCGGAAAAGGCTCCGGCCACCGCCGAGGTAATCCGCTCGCTGATGGAGGGTGCCTTTTCCCCGGACTACGTGACGGTCTGCCCGGGAGGTGCGGCCGTGGCGGCCGATCTGGTGGCGTTGCCTTTTGACCACATCTTCTTCACCGGTTCGGGCGGAGTCGGGCGGAAAGTGCTGGCTTCGGCGGCAGGAAACCTGACTCCGGTCACCCTGGAATTGGGCGGCAAGTCGCCTTGTGTGGTCACGGGTGGCGCGAATCTGCGCTTGAGTGCCCGGCGGATAATGTGGGGCAAGATCCTCAATGCCGGGCAGACCTGTGTGGCGCCCGACCATGTCCTGGTGGAGGCGTCGGTCCGTGATCGATTGCTTGAGGAGTTGAAGGCGGCGTCCCATGCGATGATCCCGAGGCGGCCTCCGGAGGCCCGCCCGGCGGATTATGGACGTATGATCGATGAAGCCCACTTCGATCGGATGGAGGGTTTTCTCGAGCAGGGAGAGATTCATTCGGGTGGGGAGCGGGATCGTGAAACATTGGTTTTCTGTCCGACGATCCTGGTCGACGTGGAGCCGGGAGCCTCGGTCATGGAGGAGGAGATCTTCGGCCCGGTTCTGCCGGTCCTACCCTGTGATGGTCTGGACGAGGCCGTAAGTGTGATCCGCTCACGCCCCAAGCCCCTGGCCGCTTATCTGTTCTCGTCGGATGGCAATGAGATGGATCGCTTCAAGGCCGAGGTGTTCTCCGGATCGATCGGCATCAATGACACGATCAGTCAGATTTTCCCGGCGGACCTGCCGCTGGGAGGAGTCGGAGCGAGCGGTTTCGGTTCCTACCGTGGAAAGGCCGGTTTCGACACCTTTTCCCACCGCAAGAGTGTGCTGCAACGGGGCACCTTTCTCGATCCCGGTTTCCGCTATCCGCCGCACGGGACGGATCTCAAGCGGGTGATCCAGGGGTATCCGTGGTTGATGCGGTAG
- a CDS encoding FadR/GntR family transcriptional regulator, giving the protein MPDKNSLFPNLKEPKNLSEKVYFHLEQAILSGTFPAGSRLPTEPELCTSFGVSRTVIREAIQNLKAQGLVNSKIGSGTYVTEDHNSEISRVFTQYWKLYLNERRIFDYLELRTVLELECVERVTRAQDPECIRQLEDIVRRMKDPALDTIEKFYELDMEFHLTMASFSGNSLFKVILEPLRDFGIRFGVVRSDGDSFRDKQESLYREHDRLLRLIRTGQTDKAKAFFRRKLEQNTAHVRSFHDSQKRSAETSR; this is encoded by the coding sequence ATGCCGGACAAAAATTCACTATTCCCGAACCTCAAAGAGCCGAAAAACCTGAGTGAGAAGGTCTACTTCCATCTTGAGCAGGCCATTCTTTCCGGGACTTTTCCCGCCGGTTCGCGTCTACCGACCGAACCGGAACTTTGCACGTCATTTGGCGTCAGCCGGACGGTTATCCGTGAGGCCATCCAGAACCTGAAGGCCCAGGGGCTGGTCAATTCGAAGATCGGGAGCGGGACGTATGTAACCGAAGATCACAACAGTGAGATCAGTCGGGTCTTCACCCAGTACTGGAAACTCTACCTGAACGAACGGCGCATCTTTGACTATCTGGAACTGCGTACCGTCCTTGAACTGGAATGCGTGGAAAGAGTCACCCGCGCACAGGATCCGGAATGCATCCGACAGCTGGAAGACATCGTGAGGCGAATGAAGGATCCCGCTCTGGATACCATCGAAAAGTTCTACGAGCTGGATATGGAGTTTCACCTTACCATGGCTTCCTTCTCCGGCAATTCACTTTTCAAGGTCATTCTCGAACCCCTCCGCGATTTCGGCATCCGATTTGGGGTTGTCCGCTCAGATGGAGACTCGTTTCGTGACAAACAGGAAAGCCTCTACCGCGAACACGACAGGCTCCTCCGGCTCATCCGGACCGGACAGACCGACAAAGCAAAGGCTTTCTTTCGCAGGAAGCTCGAACAGAACACCGCCCACGTTCGAAGTTTCCATGATTCCCAGAAACGGTCGGCCGAGACCTCTCGCTGA
- a CDS encoding TonB-dependent receptor yields MKNPTPRTSLIALISSIAALTATAQQVNPGSREEEIIELPAFEVESTYGTGYISHQALSGFKTRKSLLEIPQAITIVPRDLIDDVAQYRNEVDIVKYASAGIVAEHKGGQPHIRGFRSNVILEDGLWDNTFSSADSANADSYEVLRGPAAVMFGGRPTLAGIIVRNTKKPRMERQESLRVIVGSEDFYRGEVDLTGPISENFIMEGGKLAYRLVGVVQKDDGFPTGDKDDRTGLYPSLQLTLPQTVFRLQGELSEQKTGGVPIYFFNEELTGLYVGSDSGRNQNWKEDWSEATFSREKLKLTVQHQLSDGWDIQVAASRNNHDRADYEVRHSSNPNWTDMTIGQMYFHNGNYGYVDVLTGDIVGKYSLFGLDQESYIGLYGDRWTYDGYRRTADLGSISLVNPVFNRQRPDAADLFAPLAENTPNFRLYQQYLHAAYSHTVYAFERKLAVVVGLAANETDFRNYDLLTSSTIPSFAQKETENTRRIGAVYRPAESIAVFVNNSTTFAPQANQDFAGNFLPPTIGEVIDIGVKFSLPDDRIVGSVTYFDLSVTNLRVPDFDHPGSWLAAGEQDNKGFEIELALRPIDQLQLVATYYHGDIKDAQTGIRLNNSVNDTASFWIKYNIDSGPLKGLSVGGGAYHQGFRLQSGTIGWPSYTLYNLFLSYSVNEHLGIQLNVENLADKLYSPGGFNVTRFADYGTPRNAKLTLNYRF; encoded by the coding sequence ATGAAGAACCCCACCCCACGAACCAGCCTCATCGCCCTCATCTCGTCCATCGCCGCCCTGACTGCCACGGCGCAGCAGGTAAACCCGGGATCACGCGAAGAGGAGATCATTGAACTGCCGGCCTTCGAGGTCGAATCGACATACGGGACCGGATACATCAGTCACCAGGCCCTTTCCGGTTTCAAGACACGGAAGTCGCTTCTCGAAATACCCCAGGCCATCACCATCGTGCCCCGCGACCTGATCGACGACGTCGCCCAGTACCGCAACGAGGTGGATATCGTTAAGTACGCCTCCGCAGGCATTGTCGCCGAGCACAAGGGCGGTCAGCCCCACATCCGTGGGTTCCGGTCAAATGTCATCCTAGAGGACGGATTATGGGACAACACCTTCAGCTCGGCTGATTCGGCCAATGCGGATTCTTACGAAGTGCTCCGTGGGCCCGCTGCGGTCATGTTCGGCGGCCGCCCCACCCTCGCGGGCATCATCGTGCGGAACACGAAGAAGCCCCGGATGGAACGGCAGGAGTCCCTGCGGGTGATTGTGGGATCCGAAGACTTCTACCGGGGCGAAGTCGACCTGACCGGTCCGATCTCGGAGAATTTCATCATGGAGGGGGGCAAGCTTGCTTACCGCCTGGTGGGGGTTGTCCAAAAGGACGATGGATTTCCCACCGGCGACAAGGATGACCGGACCGGCCTCTACCCCTCTCTTCAGCTGACGTTGCCGCAAACTGTGTTCCGCCTGCAGGGCGAATTGAGCGAGCAGAAGACCGGCGGCGTCCCGATCTATTTCTTCAACGAGGAGCTGACGGGGCTGTATGTCGGTTCAGATAGCGGCCGGAACCAGAACTGGAAAGAAGACTGGTCGGAAGCAACCTTCTCACGCGAGAAGCTGAAGCTGACCGTTCAACATCAGCTAAGCGACGGCTGGGACATCCAGGTCGCCGCATCCCGGAACAATCACGACCGCGCGGATTACGAAGTGCGCCATTCCTCGAATCCCAACTGGACCGACATGACCATTGGTCAGATGTACTTTCATAATGGCAATTACGGCTACGTCGATGTCCTCACCGGGGATATTGTCGGCAAATACTCGCTTTTCGGCCTGGACCAGGAATCCTACATCGGGCTCTACGGAGATCGCTGGACCTATGACGGCTACCGCAGGACCGCCGACCTCGGGTCCATCTCATTGGTGAATCCTGTCTTCAACCGTCAGCGTCCGGACGCCGCGGATCTATTCGCTCCTCTTGCGGAGAACACACCGAACTTCCGCCTGTATCAGCAATACCTGCACGCCGCCTATTCTCATACGGTCTACGCTTTCGAACGGAAACTTGCCGTTGTCGTCGGGTTGGCCGCCAACGAAACCGACTTCCGGAACTACGATCTCCTGACCAGTTCCACCATTCCCTCCTTCGCACAGAAGGAAACCGAGAACACCCGTCGGATCGGCGCCGTCTATCGGCCGGCGGAATCGATCGCCGTCTTTGTCAACAATTCGACCACCTTTGCGCCGCAGGCGAATCAGGACTTTGCCGGCAACTTCCTTCCGCCGACGATCGGAGAAGTCATTGATATAGGAGTGAAATTCAGCCTTCCCGATGATCGCATCGTGGGATCGGTCACCTATTTCGACTTGTCGGTAACCAATCTGCGGGTGCCCGATTTCGATCATCCCGGATCCTGGCTCGCGGCAGGTGAACAGGACAACAAGGGGTTTGAGATCGAGCTGGCCCTTCGCCCGATCGATCAACTGCAGCTCGTCGCCACTTATTACCACGGCGACATCAAGGATGCCCAAACCGGAATCCGACTCAACAATTCCGTGAACGACACGGCAAGCTTCTGGATAAAGTACAACATCGATTCCGGACCGCTCAAGGGTCTGTCGGTCGGCGGTGGAGCCTACCACCAGGGATTCCGCCTCCAGAGCGGCACTATCGGGTGGCCGTCCTACACCCTCTACAATCTGTTTCTCTCCTACTCGGTCAATGAACACCTCGGCATCCAGCTCAACGTGGAAAATCTGGCGGACAAGCTCTACTCGCCGGGTGGTTTCAATGTAACGCGCTTCGCCGACTATGGAACACCACGGAACGCCAAACTCACCCTGAACTACCGCTTCTAA
- a CDS encoding aldolase/citrate lyase family protein, which translates to MKKSLIKSKFRTGVPALITGLYHPIDMFPRHAAAAGFDGIWIEAEHHLWEIREIQRMIYLCRLAGIDCLVRVATREKARLYQLLEAGATGLVIPQVSSVDEALALAEAVRFFPQGQRGLDGSGIDADFYLGADPDYPEQANQESLLFLQIENSEGLDAVEGIAAVPGVDALFIGPGDLSLRLNCNLDPALPVLREAEARIVAACVAGRIAWGRPALDETDCRYLLQADVGFVSYGSDFMAVLRTLPQWGAELRAGLAATHPASIPTTRRDG; encoded by the coding sequence ATGAAAAAATCCCTGATCAAGAGTAAGTTCCGGACCGGTGTACCCGCCCTGATCACCGGTCTCTATCATCCGATCGACATGTTTCCCCGTCACGCCGCGGCGGCCGGATTCGATGGAATCTGGATCGAGGCGGAGCATCACCTGTGGGAGATCCGCGAAATCCAGCGGATGATCTATCTATGCCGCCTAGCGGGGATCGATTGCCTGGTCCGGGTGGCGACCCGCGAGAAGGCGCGACTCTATCAGCTTCTGGAAGCCGGAGCCACTGGTCTGGTCATTCCACAGGTGTCCTCGGTCGATGAAGCATTGGCGCTGGCCGAGGCTGTGCGGTTCTTTCCGCAGGGCCAGCGGGGATTGGACGGATCGGGCATCGACGCGGACTTCTACCTGGGAGCCGATCCGGACTATCCGGAGCAAGCCAACCAGGAATCCCTCCTCTTTCTCCAGATCGAGAACAGCGAAGGCCTAGATGCGGTTGAAGGAATCGCTGCTGTGCCGGGCGTCGATGCTTTGTTCATAGGTCCAGGTGATCTCTCTCTGCGCCTGAACTGTAATCTGGATCCGGCCCTCCCGGTTCTTCGTGAGGCGGAAGCTAGGATTGTGGCGGCTTGTGTGGCGGGCCGAATCGCCTGGGGACGCCCGGCACTTGACGAGACCGACTGCCGGTACCTTCTTCAAGCGGATGTGGGTTTCGTCTCCTATGGCAGTGATTTCATGGCGGTGCTCCGGACACTCCCCCAATGGGGCGCTGAGCTTCGGGCGGGCCTGGCGGCGACCCATCCGGCGTCAATCCCAACCACCAGACGGGATGGCTGA